The Paenibacillus sp. FSL R7-0204 genome includes a region encoding these proteins:
- a CDS encoding Rpn family recombination-promoting nuclease/putative transposase: MEMMDPRVDFVFKRIFASESNEDVLLAFLNQIFLDAGDLPLEEVVLLNPYTHKDDPLDKQAIFDIWAKTADGKLINIEMQLFNKYDIEKRTLYYWSKRYAGQLQVSGKYTELKKCVTINILNYKVLPNEHTHSVFHLREDSSGAPLTDDIEIHFLELPKLNRPVTPGEGGLVNWLLFLKGIDYSDWEVLQMNEPALKKAMETLEFLSQDSEARRKYEDRQKFLMDEASQRDGALREGFAKGVAEGRAQGELEAKLEIAKNLLAMGTDPASIQKATGLSEEELKSINN, from the coding sequence ATGGAAATGATGGACCCCCGGGTGGATTTTGTATTTAAGCGGATATTTGCAAGCGAGAGCAACGAGGATGTACTGCTCGCTTTTCTGAACCAGATATTCTTGGATGCGGGCGATCTTCCGCTGGAGGAAGTGGTGCTGCTTAATCCCTATACGCATAAGGATGATCCGCTGGATAAGCAGGCGATATTTGATATATGGGCCAAGACGGCGGACGGCAAGCTGATCAACATTGAGATGCAGCTGTTCAACAAATATGATATTGAGAAACGCACGTTGTATTATTGGAGCAAGCGTTATGCCGGGCAGCTTCAGGTCAGCGGGAAATATACCGAGCTTAAGAAATGCGTGACGATCAACATTCTGAATTACAAGGTGCTGCCTAATGAACATACACACAGTGTATTTCATTTGCGGGAGGACAGCAGCGGAGCGCCGCTGACAGACGATATCGAGATTCATTTCCTGGAGCTGCCCAAGCTGAACCGGCCGGTTACGCCCGGCGAGGGCGGCCTTGTGAACTGGCTGTTATTTCTGAAAGGGATTGACTACTCTGATTGGGAGGTGCTGCAAATGAATGAGCCAGCCTTGAAGAAGGCCATGGAGACGCTGGAATTTCTAAGCCAGGATTCGGAAGCCCGCCGTAAATATGAGGACCGCCAGAAGTTTCTCATGGATGAAGCCTCGCAGCGTGATGGTGCGCTTAGGGAAGGCTTCGCTAAGGGGGTAGCGGAAGGCCGGGCCCAAGGTGAGCTTGAGGCCAAACTGGAAATCGCCAAGAATCTTCTGGCTATGGGAACAGATCCTGCTTCTATCCAGAAGGCAACCGGACTGTCCGAAGAAGAGTTGAAATCTATCAACAATTAA